Part of the Citrus sinensis cultivar Valencia sweet orange chromosome 2, DVS_A1.0, whole genome shotgun sequence genome, TCATAACTCTTTATATAGCCATCctagacaatttttttttttggttttttttcaaagaaaaagaaaaaaaacacacatatttaaaaatacacatcAACTATcccctccccccaacctaatctaaacattatttcaacattttataattttacagatatgcatacaaaaaaaaaagaaagaaataataaaagagaaaaaataatgaaagaagACGCAGGGGAGATCTCACATAAACTCGATGCAGAAGCTTAAAAGAAGATGGCAAAGAACAAGcaaatgttaaattttttttaataaaactctaaGATTAAGAAGATGCATTTCTAAAGGTTATGCACTCTTTATATCcggccatcttcgactcaaattaGTCCAAAGTTAGTCTTTACAGCAAAACTATATAAAAACATCACTAGGACTAAGATattccacaattatcaattattcacTCCCCCAACCTGAACAAGATATTATCgtcaatgttttaaaaggaaagaggAAGAGTTTATAAGACATCACATGAacactacaacaaaaaatatttacaaacggagagttaaatctaatttacgCTTCTTACTACTGCTATTGCTACCATCATCAGTTGACCAATCTAGCGCTAAGTCTTGGGATCTGGCTCTGGTGTATAACCTTGTGAAaaatcaagtaactcattagcagtagaagtacaaataaagagtttttttacagtgtgtgaaacaaaatgattcttaattgcatggttaataaaagttagcaagccatcataaaaattattaacatttaacaaaccgatgagtTTTTGATAAATGTCCAAATGAGCTcaagatgcaaatgtaattagtGCCTCAAGAGTTGTAAGATCTCctgacaagaaaataaaagcatcaacatgatttaacatttcagatattttctcttgcatacttgataccactaattcttctccaattggtAAGCCAGACAGGCATCCTAGAGGTTTAATGGCTTTTGGGATAATGCCTAATACTTGACTTCTTTTAGtaaaagcagcttctgagacaagtcttgataaccctcgttcacctcctccatatacaagGTGTAGTTTCCTTTCTACTATGATACGACCAAGATCTACAGCTGCCTGAATGAATTCCTTGTACTTCCCATAGTGAAACctagaaagcacacaaatatttttgaattgtcaAACAAACAAGCTtaagcaagaaaaataatgctaAAAAAATGTATGGTGTGCATCATTcgagaaaaaaatcaaacaatcaaacaacaaaataatagtaaaagaaaataacaaaaacaaaaaaaaagtcaccCATTAAAGACTTAATCAAGATTTGGTGGGTCACCCAAATTGATTTCACTGTCTTCTTCACATGGTTGATGTTCCAGatatgattttaatatttgaccattaactttaaatatgACATCGTTATTTGGATTCTTAATTTCTATGGCCCCatatgaatatacattttttacaacaaatgagTCACTCtattttgactttaactttcttggaaacaaatgaagaTGAGAATTACAAAGcaacactttttgaccaatcaaactttctccaaattatcaaggcaattatcaaaagaattcccaaacacaattaaatcatccataaagacctctaaacaatgttcaaccatattacaaaaatgcttagcATACATCGTAGAAatgttgcaggagcattacaaagcccaaatggcattcttttaaatgcaaatgttccaaaTGGACATGTAAGTGTAGTATTTTCTTGTCCTCAAGTGGcataagaatttgataataatttgAATGTCCATCTAAAAAGCAATATTAGAGATGTCTAGCTACTCTTTCTAAGATTTGGTCAAGGAAtggtaatggaaaatgatattttctagtggctttttttaactttctctaatcaatgcacatgcgccAACTATATATAATTCGTGATGGAATtaattcatctttttttatttttaacaacaattattctAGATTTTTTAGGCATTACTTGTGTAAGACTTACCTACTTACTATTAGAAATAAGATAGATAATTCCCACATCAAGCagtttaaggacttctgttttgACTATATCTTCCATGCGTTggtttaatcttctttgaaattgttgacatattttagtattttcttccaaattaattctatgtgtgCAAATTAAGGGATTAATGCATTTAATATGATTTAAAGTTCAtccaattacatttttatgctttttaagaATAGTTAGTACCTTACCTTCTTGGTTGCTTGTTAAAGTTGAAGAAATCACAACAAGATAAGTTTGTTCTCCTCCAAGAAAAGTATACTTCAATCCTTCAGGCAAATGTTTCAATTCTAGTTTAGGCGCTTCTTGTTGTTTTGTGTTTACAATAATTCTAAACTTCTTAAATTTTGGTTCttcatcataattttataaagtctGTACATAATCAAGAcatgaatttatattagaaatatcacgttcaagttgcttatttgactcaattgaattaactaaataaacatcagaaagttaagaaaaatcacttttttgaatattttcctcTATACAAGATTCAAGTAATTCCTTTTGTTCATCAACATCATCTGCTTAGcgaaataataatagttagggtaaggtgaaactcttaggaaataaatatgatttaaaaaaattctatttttaattaaataaattaaattattttttatttaattttatacatattttattttttgaacttttgatttattgtagaccaaattttggcacaataaatacttaatctataataaaattaaggggaaaataataataatttatataattaatcttttgggcattaaatctaaaaaaaaaggcaaaaagaatttgttaaatttttatttactactaCGAGTAGATTCATAGCCCTAACTAAtccaatttcatatttttatttaaattaagttgcattagttttattttcatttttagataaaataaaataacaatttaaatcttttctctatggatcgacctcggactcaccgagttataatataacaagaCACCCTTATACTTTAGTGGGTAAATCCTACACAAATAGTGGCTAAAAATATggaataattgttgttaaaaatgaCAAAGGTGAATTAATTTCATCATGAATTACGTCTAGTTGGtgcatgtgcattgattatagaaagttaaatgaagccactagaaaagatcattttctaTTACCATTCATTGTCCAAATCTTAGAAAGAGTAGCTGGACATCCCTACTACTGCTTTATTCaggttattatcaaatttatataGCACTTGAGGACTAAGAAAAGACCACGTTTACATTTCCTtttggaacatttgcatttaaaagaatGTTATTTGGGCTTTGTAATGCTCTTACAACATTTCAACGATGTATGCTGAGCATATTCtgtgatatggttgaacattgtttagaggtctttatggatgatttaacTGTGTTTtagaattcttttgatgattgccttgataatttggaaaaagttttaaaaggatgtgttgaaaaagaactcgTGTGGAATTGGAAAATATGTCACTACATGGTTACTTCAGTTGTATTTGTTAAAGGGATTGAagttgaaaaagtaaaaatagaagtcatatctaaattgccacaacaaaaaatagttaaagATGTGCGATCCTTTTTAGGACATGCATGATTTTATAGGagatttataaaaaactttagtgCCATATCTAAATCACTTTGTAAccttttattaaaagatgcaCCGTTTGAAGGATTGatcattataaaaaatcttttgagaaaataatttatcttttaacatCTACATCTATTATGCAATCTCCTGACTGGTCTTTgccttttgaattaatttgtgATATAAGTGATTTTGTTGTTGGTGCTATTTTAGAACAAAGAATGGATGATAAACCCTTTATGATTTATTACGCGAGTAAGATTTTGGATAGTGcttaaataaattcttctacaactgaaaaaaaattacttgttgtgatatttgcattaaataaatttcgttcatatttgcttggctttatatatgttatttttattgaccACGCAGCTGTGATATATTTGATGAGCAAACAGGATGCCAAATCGAGATtaatttgttggatttattaCTTCAAAAATTTGACCTTActatcaaagataaaaaaaggtgtcaaaaatgttgttgctgatcatttatcaagactcacattcaaaatcatcactaacataaaattataaagaattttataattttgagtcATTTAATTAGTTCTGGTGATGTGGAATGTCTTAGTCCTGATAATGTTTTTACAAAGTTTTGCTGTAAAAACTAGTTTAGACTAAATTTGAGTTGAAGATGCCCGGATATGGAGAGTGCAATCAGCACCTCTAGAAATGCATCTTCTTAATCttagagttttatttttttttaaaaatgtaacATTCACTTGTTCTTTGTCATCTTCTTTTAAGCTTCTGCATCgagttttcttcttttattatttctttttttttttgtatgcatatctgtaaaattataaaacgtTGAGATAATGTTTAGATTAGGTTGGGGGTGGGGATAGTTgatgtgtgttttttttttaaataccctttttttttcttttgtctaGGATGGCTATATAAAGAGTTATGACTTTTGAGACACATCCTAATAGTcctgttgtattatattttgattttgaaatttataggaagttgtttttgttccattttttttgaattactcaaatttgtaaaCTCTCCAATTGCTTATTAAGtcatttaattgtttactcatttaacaggtattattaaatcattctttacacacacactatgacacatactagtgggttgtaagttaaaatttttgcagcatttaattcttttgatttattagggATAATATCTAAGGTAGTAGAAATTGtatattgcaaaaaaaaaaaagaaaaattgaatgtgtttaattttgcTATATCTAGAACATGAGTAATTAAGTTCGTAGGGgtgtttcaacacctagtgccctaagACCAATTAATCTGGGAGTCACTGGCCTAAAACTCACTACATTAGTTAAAAatgtgatattttaaaatatgtacgAATAATCTACTTcctaaagagaaaatttctaatgaattttagaacgaaaatgttgtttttctttcaatgAAGCCTCATAAgtattatgttaattatttgACCACAAAAAAAGTTTGTTGATATTTTGGATAATGAGTAAACAACAAAGAGGTAAAGAAATCTGCgaaagtttatttatttggcaGTTTAAAGGATACATGAAAAACTATTAACTTGCAtgtgaattttgtaaatcttaatttattataatgttTTAATTGCTAGAGGCTAGCAATAAACTGGTTAGGGGGgtgtgattagtattaaaaattatttgattatcaagcgataaataatatcattttgtgcttatattataatttatatttgtgtttattcaataaattagggattattaattatatcttaattatatttaattttgtgtatttttgtgtgtttactaggtaaaatattaaattcacgTAATTCGAGGttccaaacagataaacgaATGTCCAATTTGGATTCCGTAGTTCCAAAAATCTTAAGATGAGTCAAGATCGACTCAAAATTGAGCTTGTACAAAAAGTTAACTTTTTCTGTTGAtcgagcactgattggatgataaAATGAGCTTataatagatatgagtgcattTGATAGCTGTCAATTTCGACTAAATCTCAACaattcatgattcaatggccacGATCGTGCTACGTGACAATGGTTTGTAAAGCAAGTTGTAGGATCTGAACCCTTGTATTCGAGTCGACCCGATCAAACtattaacccgccaaatctcaactGTTCTTTGACCAAATCGGATCCTTCACATGATGCCAATTGtaatgttgacttttgaagtttgaccagctGTTGGATCTTGATTTAATGGCTGTGCGGAGAGCATGCATATAGCGTATGATGAACCACAAAACACTGGgttataaatgtatttttccacaaatagagcctcatttttatgttttgagcatctctcttcttctcaatttctctcaattttcctgtaatcttgtttttcaagtgtgttttaatattttgcataattatttttataaataaatatagttttattttcaattttagttgtttttattccttttaattatgagtaatttaattttaattatgctcagctaaataataatagttagggtcaggtgaaactcttaagaaataaatatgaatgaaacaaattctatttttaattaaacaaattaaattattttcaatttaatttatacatattttatattttgaaattttgatttattgtagacaaacaagtGAGTTTGggacaataaattcttaatgtCTTAATATAAGATATGATAAAACTGTATTTTGACTTGTtgtagataaattaaattttggcataataaatacttaatccataataaaattaaggagaaaaaaaatagtttataattaatattttggggagaaaaaataatagtttatataattaatattttgggcattaaatctaaaaaaatggcaaaaagaatttattaaatttatttactactaCGAGTGGATCCATAGccctaactaattcaatttcaaattttcatttaaattaagttgcacaagttttatttttatttttagataaagtaaaataaataatttaaatcttttctttgtggatcgacctcggacttACTGAGCTATAATataacaagacactcttatacttggtagttagaaatcacttttaagttgtgttaaatttatatgtctataatttttcattaaaaaaaataatatcttatacaaataaaagcaTGCAATTCCACAactcaacataaaaaataatctataATTTGTTTCATATGCATTGCACCCAAAATTACtcttatacacacacacataaaataaaaaagttgtaatttttcataattttttttttaaaatttaggatTGGGTTAGGTAGGGCCGGAATCCTTATCTAAATTTGATCGGACCCTACTTTTGTAGTCCGAACCCAACCCAAAACCCATAAATTCGggttaaaatttctaaaaattcgGATCGGGTGAATATACCCAAAATTCATCGGCATCCCTGTTACCAACCACCTTAACGAATCTCCATATCTTCTTCCCGTTCCCTCACAATctctaattttctctctctaaagcTTCCCAGCCAccagagagagaaaaaaaatcggCCATGCGATCGCGGTTCACATTAGCCCTAGCTCGCACTTTAACAAGCAGAACGAGACCGTTTTCATCGTCAGCACAAACCCCACCAACCGAACGGCCCACCAAATTCCCCCAAACTCTCGCGGGCCTCCGTGCCCGCCTGGCCTCCGAGTCACCCGCCCTCTCCGATTTCATCGACCTCCAAAGCAACAGTTCGTACTCCGTCGAAGTTGGAACCAAAAAGAAGCCCCTTCCCAAGCCCAAATGGATGAAGGAATCGATCCCCGGCGGCGATAAATACGTTcagattaagaaaaaattgcGCGAGTTGAAGCTTCACACTGTTTGTGAAGAGGCCAAGTGCCCAAATTTGGGGGAGTGTTGGTCTGGCGGCGAGACGGGCACTGCAACGGCCACAATTATGATCTTGGGCGATACCTGTACTCGCGGTTGCAGGTAATTGTTCGGATTTATTAAATGGCACCTTTGTTCATAGGAATTTGGAATTTGTGTTAATTAGGTTGGATTGTTTGGAAAATTAAGGTTTTGCAATGTGAAGACGTCGCGTGCACCTCCACCACCTGACCCAGACGAGCCTACTAATGTTGCTGAGGCAATTGCGTCCTGGGGTTTGGATTATGTGGTGATTACTAGTGTTGATAGAGATGATTTAGCTGATCAGGGAAGTGGGCATTTTGCTCAGACGGTGCGGAAGTTGAAAGAATTGAAGCCGAATATGCTTATTGAAGCATTGGGTATGAATTCTTAGTATGTGAGTGTCTTTGTTGTatatattgtaattaattcTGCCTGCATTCTATTAATGGTGTAGTTCCTGATTTTCGCGGAAACAACGGCTGTGTGCGGGAAGTTGCCAAGTCAGGGTTGAATGTCTTTGCTCATAATATTGAGACGGTTGAAGAGCTTCAAAGTGCTGTGAGGGATCACCGTGCTAATTTTAAGCAATCCTTGGACGTTCTAATGATGGCCAAAGACTATGTTCCTGCTGGAACACTCACCAAGACCTCAATAATGTTGGGTTGTGGGGAAACACCTGATCAAGTTGTGAGTACAATGGAGAAGGTGAGAGCAGCAGGTGTTGATGTAATGACATTTGGTCAATATATGAGGCCATCAAAGCGACATATGCCCGTGTCTGAATACATCACCCCTGAGGCTTTTGAGAGGTATCGAGCACTTGGCATGGAAATGGTAAGCGGCAGCGGACCTTAAaagtattttcattttggtagtcaccttttttgttttatgtacGAATTGTTTGGTAAATGTAAAATTGTCAACCTATTGATATCACTTGAATACtgtttcctaattttttttttaaaaaatgatatcaGTTGAGGTCGGAATTACTTGGAAGCTTGTTTGCAATTAATTGTCATTGTGTGTGTGATGTGGGATAAggttgtgtttgtgtttgataTTAATACGCTGGTATTCTAATTTGAAGGAAGTCTTGGTCACTGAGTTTGTTTGGCAACCAAAGTTTTGTTGTGTGTGTTTGCCGTTGTGCTTTGGACATATAATTGATATTCCATTGTCATGGTGACCTAGTAGATCCAAAACCTTTCACCTTTTC contains:
- the LOC102612536 gene encoding lipoyl synthase, mitochondrial — protein: MRSRFTLALARTLTSRTRPFSSSAQTPPTERPTKFPQTLAGLRARLASESPALSDFIDLQSNSSYSVEVGTKKKPLPKPKWMKESIPGGDKYVQIKKKLRELKLHTVCEEAKCPNLGECWSGGETGTATATIMILGDTCTRGCRFCNVKTSRAPPPPDPDEPTNVAEAIASWGLDYVVITSVDRDDLADQGSGHFAQTVRKLKELKPNMLIEALVPDFRGNNGCVREVAKSGLNVFAHNIETVEELQSAVRDHRANFKQSLDVLMMAKDYVPAGTLTKTSIMLGCGETPDQVVSTMEKVRAAGVDVMTFGQYMRPSKRHMPVSEYITPEAFERYRALGMEMGFRYVASGPMVRSSYKAGEFYIKSMIESDRAATSS